In the genome of Ziziphus jujuba cultivar Dongzao chromosome 10, ASM3175591v1, the window TCACAAAATGCCTACTATATTGACAATTCCTTTGTAAATAAAGAGAGactagacacacacacacaaacacaaaaaaaataaataaataaataaataaaaaaaaatatatatatatatatatagtatgaaTTTTCTATTGGTGCTGTTAATTATTTAAACGATGACTACTTCTAACAAGTGGAAAgattattaatgattttatatgctttttattttttcccttttaattccataaattaattaaaatgtctCTGCTATAcattaatttcacattttttttttttaattcctaagTTCGagtgaaatttatatatgtatgcgaTAATGCAACACTTTGGATACGCAACAGGGTGTTGAAATAgaacaaacaataaaaataaaaataaaagacagaATTAATTGTTTAACTTTGGTAATGGAGatgtttttataaagtttatggAGGTAACTACCCTTTTTTAACCGAAATTGTTTGTGGACAAACCAAGTGGTACATCCTACcgctatatctatatatatatatatatatatatattataaggtaACCCATAATTAACTTGTATAACCTTTAAATAAGGGATTCTTATTTGGTATTTTCTACTGCAAACAGGACCAAATTAAATCTTCATATCATCGAAATAaagttgcaatatatatatacaattatgatATACAAGACCAtaagcatacatatatatatatatatatatataagaatatatatataagaatttgaatatgtaaaaacatatcataaatattaattcctATATACCTGCCATCTCCAACCTACAGCACTTTCAGAAACAATTTGGGGTTGATTGACATAGCATGGCCTGTTTCCTATATAAGAAACAACTCCTGCAAATATTTTGTCGAGTGTATCGCTTCCAACTGAAGCTCCGTCAATGCCAGCACAGACCTGATTTAGCGGATACTTAGGTGGCCGATTATACTGAGCTGCAACTGAATACATGTATTCCAGGTAGTCCTTCAGTTCTGATGGCCCTTTCAATGGtctaattaacacaaaacaaacaccaattTAACTTTGTTATTCCCACTAGTTTATATTAAGGCCCTTTTTGGAATAGTTTTTGCTTATGCTTTTATCAGAAGTGTTTTCTAAGAAATTActctttattgattttttttaaaaatttcttctttttgaatttttatgtataaacaaatttggtaattttaatattatagttACATACTTGCAAGTATGAAACTTTCCGCTAAGCATTGAAATCCCGTTGCTTTTGGCAGCGATTTTATCGATTTCGGACCATGATTTTCGTATGCTTTGGTAGCAATTCTCACTAACTTCCTGTACATGTGTATACATGTTGTTATTCACTACCATTGAAGTTTAGAGACATAAAAGAGAGGAAATTAAGAGAAAAGtgaaattaaaacataaattagataaagaattttgataaaattactcTGAAATCCTTGGTGACAATGGTGTCGTATCCATCTTCTGGTGTAATGTTATCAAAGTAAAGAATTGGAGCTGATGAGGCCAAGGCTCCAAGAGCTATGTGGGGATATTTTAATCTAAACCATGAAGCTAGCACtgcaataaataatatatatatgtgtgtatatatatatatatatatatgtggaaaagaatattaataattttattattattattattattattattattatcatgaaaatggagttatataattaaattactcACTTCCTCCATAGGATCCTCCAATCACAATGACTGGTGCTTTTTCAGCCTTCAATATCTTCTTCACATGTAAGATCACATCTGCATAATCCGCTATAGCTTGAGCTGAATTAAAATACCCAAGAGTGCCTGCATTTTTAAGTGCTTCATCCCATGATCCAAATGGAATTGATTTACCATAGTATCTGTGCTGATaataacaaaaaccaaataaatcaGATTTCTACTTAATTTCAATTGAAAAGAATTttccgttaaaaaaaaaaaagtacgaattgaaattgaatttgatatatatatttatatattattatgtacCTCTATATAAAGCTGGAGAGCTTTAAATTGAATGGCATTTTCACTGAGAAAACCAATTATATTAAGATCACTATCCAGTGGTGCTTCAGCACCAAAGTAAACCAAAATTGGTGCACTACTCTTTGAGCCACCCcaatacttggaattgatcACATATCTTTGTTGAAAAGTTGTGTAACTTTCTGGGTTGTAGTTGAAATGATCGAGTGTTTGGGTGTAATAAAATGTATTGTAGTCCGTCGACAATGGTGATGACAACCACGAAAATGAAGTCTCCAACTCATGATCGACGGTTAATCCTGCTCCGGTAGGACTAAGCCTCGGAATTTTGATCTTGAACTCTGTTGCAGAGGCAGAGTTTGAAAGTGTTAGTAGAAAAATCAGCAACTGAGATGAAAATAGAAGAAAGTTCATGGCAATAAATAAGGTATGTTGAAAATAATCGTTTTGGAGGGCCATAGTTCTTGTGCTTCGAGTTTGTAGTAGGCACAAACTTTTTATATTATAGAGGATCCGGGTAAGATTTTCAGTTGGGggaaaaaattagttaaatagTAATCCATGATCAATTATGTGTGATTAAAAGATCGGATTGggatatatataattggatagGTAACATTCGATTTAATCCTAGAATTAATTTTCTGTTAGATCACCATTTATTCAAAAAGATAAAGTTGATAGAAAGTGAACCAGATGATATATATCAAAcataatttaccaaatatatatatatatatatatatcaaacatattttcaaggtttttttttttttttttttttggttcgatGGGAggaagttatttatttatttatttatttgctttggtCTTTGTAAGATAATGTTTGAGTGATTGAAACAGTATCATTGTGAAATAGATAATCAAGGGAAAGGTCCATGATAATTGAAATAAGCCCCCAatcagaaaaaattaataatataatattaatttatattgaatattataaagatccattaaaaaaaaagaaaaaaaaagagtattaacaattttttttttctctcctgcATGACCTACACGTAATTTGTCCACCATCATATAGGAACATgaaaccaatattttttgtaCAGAAAAACATTTAATTCATGATCACCATCTTCATTTTTTGCATCATATTGCATGTCGACATATGCACATGTGGAAATGATCTTGACATCTATCAAACTTTTCCACATTTTTTGTCTCATGTGCAAAATCTATTGCTTTTGCAAaattatctttatctttttttttttttaaatgttaaaatatatacattatttttaaaacataaataataaaaaatatatatgaaccaTGAAACAATggaaacattattattattattattattattattattattatgatgatgttaggttataattaatattgtttcaAACCATGGAGCTTCTAATTTTTGAGGACCACTAGTGATGggagaaatacaaataaaagcaTTTTCAATTTCTGTCAAAAACCTCCATTTTAACATTACTACGTGCtttgttcattaaaaaaatatagccACAGTGCAAAATAACAATTACACAGGATATTAATGCTCCATCTTTTGCAGTTCCCATTTTGTCCTTGATGTGGGTTATTAATCTCCTTTTCCCCTAGTTTTTTATTCAGTTCGAATTATTTTTTAGCTGCTGTTTACAAAATAATTGTGACTGCAAAGCGGCTTAACTTTTGttgaacaattttctttttcttctgaaACAATTGTTATATAAAACTTGAGCAATGATCACCAACACTGCATAAATTATTATGATTGGTGACATACGATTATCGTTTCTTATTAgcatagttttaatttttgttcccACCTCAAGCATATAgaaagggaaaataaataaattaatgtctagttataaaaaaaaaaaaaaaaagagagagagattctaAAAGAAATTACCAAACATTACATTGAAATATAAAGGAATTTTGTTTTGCTTGCTTGGACTTcctgttaaataaattaatatttgtggacttggcataattaATTATTCACTTACAGGgtttatttatgccattaatgggactggcttattttattattttgtagtagggcccttggtcacacactttctataagactccagttggcccatgaGACTGGAAGACCAACTCTTTTtaaaagcccaatgacttatccatatttttcctagtattattatattattaaattattagtattttgtgtgtgttaaaattaatggataagtgtaacttgcagagactataaaagatctagggcaagcaaataaacatatgccatacggtattttgatattagggttttcagagatctgagagtggtttgagagtagtgtgtccataggtactactttatattattttctattttgcaggattaaagatttaatttatcaatagctACGTTTGGAGGTTAATAATTCAtgattaatagaatttattatgtatatttagatccataaagtttctaacaattggtatcagagcctggttaatatgcataataaatttcattgtgATTAGTCTTCGTTGTATCTACGATGATCGAATTGAGCTGTATATGGCCATGGAATGATATGTGGGATTCAaatatatgttctttattttatttttctttctgcgTGCATGGATCTGTGAAGCTATGATCTTGATGTGTGAAGAAACATAATACATGCCTGATTGTTATttgtaaaacaacaaaaaaaaagaaagaaaaaaaaattgtgatgcAAAACTAGTGGTAATCgggttttgaatcaaatttatgCAAAGTATATAAACCTTGTTTTAGTTCGAATTAAGACCTGGGCATGGTGGAAAATTGTTTTTCGATGtgttttgtattgtttaaaaTCTTGAATTGGACCTGAAAagccttaaaaaataaataaataaaaataaaaattggagaaACCGTGGCCGAATGCAACCTGGATTTGTGAATTGTTTTCGATtaatttttggccaaaattgaTGCCAACAATGAGATGACAACAACGAGACCaattttgcccaaaaaaaaaattttctgcaaTTTTCTTGGAGTTACATGGGTGTTTGTTTGAGTTTTGGCCGAAACAATTCTTGTGTTGGGTGTTTATTTTTCTGCGTTTTTTGAACCAAATTGATATGGGGCAAAAATTTCTCAAGAGGAGAGGAATCAAAAGGCATCTATTTTGCTCAAAATTTTCTGGAATTTCTTGTGATTATAAGATTgtttatttttgagttttggcAGATTATAATCTTAAGTTTGGATGTTTGTTTTAAGCTCTCCTTTAGTCAATTGATACTTTAAAATTGGTTGCCCATACCGAAAGGAGAAGAATGGCGCCAGTATTGTATAAAACGGTGGCCAGAATTGTATTTTACAGGCGGGTTTGTCAACCGGGTCATATGACCCGTTAACCAGGAAACCGGGTCGTCCTTGACGCGGCTGAAGGAGGAAGAAGGCTGACATTAGCAGCCAtcttgctgacgtcagcaacccgaaattaaaaagaaaaaaaaatttatttgttttgttttgtttatttatttgttgattatttatttatttatctattgtttattgttaataatttttttaaaaaaaggggaaattcttgttatttatttatttatttgtttattgtgaTTAGTtcagttatttatttgtttaattatcacattccaattttattaaattaattaaatatttgtgattggaaagttggattgtgtgagcttactcAAAGAGGCTTtatgcctagttggtatagtggtgtgggattttaggtactcacctgttgtgagacttattttgtctgcattatgtgtaccaatgtaatgtgtgttggcatagtggatggattatcttttatttacctatatcatgaaattgccaatttgttaattatctcccacttattaaccaggatctatacgggtaactaggctaccatgtcggtagttttagttgctttgtatgacgcctgaaatggcagtggaagttaattaaatgccatgtattgcaggctctgagttgccctgtcggtgattcagttcaatgcatttgattgtggttatttggttgattgtccctggcccgcgaaagggtatctttagtgctacaaagaccctagcgatattgataatttatgttttgtgttaaggggttggaaaatagttattgttttatatatattaaatgctttattGTGCTTAttattttcacagttagtagcatCCTGAATGTTCTGCCTATGACTACTATGATAAAATTGGATGGGATAAATTATCACAAGTGGAAAAAGACcttggttatgaatttgacatttatgaaattggatttgactTTGGAAATAGATTCACCTAAGATACCAACTAATGATAGTAGTGCAGtaattaggaaactttatgaggattggaagcattttaataagtgctgtatgatgatgatggagaattacatgaaTGAAGCTGTATATACTAATATTCCTAAGATTGATAtagcaaaggaacttcttgaggagacaggaaagaaatttatcaagtttgatatgaatgagaagtattattatttagaccttttgaataatactaagtatgatgatgcttatcagataggaaaaaggaaagagtacttcaatggaaggtgtggctattgtaataaagttggacacaagataataaagttgttggtttgagaactttatgtggcaatttatatagacttgaattatttaataatgatctcaattcttctattaattctgttgttgcccctgttattgcttctaaacttccaagagttaatgataatttctcaatgttgtggcataagcgtttgggacatatttttaggcacaggatggaaaggttagtgaaggatggaatacttactaatcttgatttctttgATTTGTCGACTTGTCtaaaatgtgtgaaagggaagctaACTTTCAAGAttagaaaggataagatagTAAGGTGTGAagatgttttggaattaatccatgctgatgtatgtggacctttcactccaactgctttgggtggttatagttattttattacctttattgattatttttcttgttatggacatgttgagcttattcgtgagaagtcagattctttagttgcctttaaagagtttaaggtaaagatggagcttcaaaagaataagaagataaaagcTGTGAGGTCTAatagaggtggtgaattttatggcagatatgatgagactagACGGAACCTAGGGCCATTCGCATTTTATTTacatgagtgtggcattgatgcgcaatatacaatgCCTAGTACACCTCAAGAGAATGGCATAGCCGAAAGGAGAAATCTCGCTTTGTTGGACATGGTacgatctatgttggcaaattctagcttgCCAGATTACTTGTGGGAAAAGACTTTAAGCACggctgcttatattttgaatcaagttccaagtaaatccgttcctaagactccttttgagttgtggtcaggaagaaagcctaatttgcaccattttcgaatatggggttgcaaagctgaagtaagaatttataatccctaaattaagaagttggatcctaaaaccattagtggatattttgttggctattgtatagggtctaggggttcaagattcttttatccttctcacaccaccaggatcgtggaatcagacagggccatttattttgaagatgattttggatttgatgataataatggaacaagggtgcctcaatttagagaagaaagtgttttcgttcccagtatagttgttcctgatagagatattgttgatcaagtagttgacataagtgatgattcagatccagtaacttatgaggaggccataagcagttcaaactcaaatttttggttggatgcaatggaagatgaaatgaaatccatggcattaaatggagtttgggatttagtagagttaccagagggtagcaagcctattgggtgaaaatgggtctttaagactaaaaaagaCTCCAATGGttaagtggagaggtataaggctagacttatAGCTAAAGGGTTTAACCAGaaagaaggaattgattatacagagactttatCTCCtatatccacaaaggattcttttagaatcattatggcgattgtggcgcattatgacctagagttgcatcagatggatgtcaagactgcttttctgaatggtgatttatatgaggatgtatatatggttcaaccagttggtttccaacaaacagggaatggtaatttggttgtaagcttaagaaatctttttatggttttaagcaagcttcaagacaatggtattttaagtttgatgaggttgtcatccaaaatggctttaaggagaatattgttgatagatgcatatataaaaaggtcagtgggagcagttttatatttctggtgttatatgttgatgacatacttttggctactaatgacactgacctattagctgagacaaagcagat includes:
- the LOC125420902 gene encoding uncharacterized protein LOC125420902: MNFLLFSSQLLIFLLTLSNSASATEFKIKIPRLSPTGAGLTVDHELETSFSWLSSPLSTDYNTFYYTQTLDHFNYNPESYTTFQQRYVINSKYWGGSKSSAPILVYFGAEAPLDSDLNIIGFLSENAIQFKALQLYIEHRYYGKSIPFGSWDEALKNAGTLGYFNSAQAIADYADVILHVKKILKAEKAPVIVIGGSYGGMLASWFRLKYPHIALGALASSAPILYFDNITPEDGYDTIVTKDFREVSENCYQSIRKSWSEIDKIAAKSNGISMLSGKFHTCKPLKGPSELKDYLEYMYSVAAQYNRPPKYPLNQVCAGIDGASVGSDTLDKIFAGVVSYIGNRPCYVNQPQIVSESAVGWRWQTCSELVIPMGRNNNTMFQPAPFNLNAYIKQCEDSYGVPPRPHWITTYYGGHDIKLILQRFGSNIIFSNGLKDPYSIGGVLENLSDSLLAIHTINGSHCLDILRANKTTDPSWLVKQRKTEVEIIKGWIATYYADLATIFSK